The following proteins are co-located in the Flammeovirga kamogawensis genome:
- the pbpC gene encoding penicillin-binding protein 1C: protein MNDHKFRHINISKLGPKLLISLSILCFVLFSFSLIVQFLFPYQYKEDYGSITLSTKQEVLGATLNSTDKWRLYTSLDDVSPFFIKAIIEKEDKWFYYHFGINPIAIVRAAFNNLKSGHRTSGASTISMQVVRLLTPKKRTYFNKFIEVFKSIQLELTFSKKEILEIYINHIPYGGNIEGIKAASVLYLGKNPEMLSVAQATMLSIIPNRPTSLSIGNYSDLLLNSRNKWIKRFYESNLFDINAYESAILEPLNIKRRAIPKITPHLNRKLFKKYPSKKIIKTFIDINYQLKSEQIVKNYARKIANYSIHNLAAIIIDNTTKTVITYIGSQDFYDNNFAGQVDGISAVRSPGSTLKPLIYGIGFDQGIITPKLKLLDVPMDFGNYSPQNYDLHFNGAVTVEEALGKSLNIPAVDLLQKIGLSTFLQKLEICDFKTISRKKKYLGLSTALGGCGTRLSELSGLYSTFATEGTYSPIKLSTEDTLNYKQEIISPESAFMLTEILSDLRRPDLPNNYQNSTNVPRISWKTGTSYGRKDAWSIGYNKQFTVGVWCGNFDNEGVQELTGAQIATPLLFQIFRSAYSSKNQEISSEKVPDDINSRNVCSISGEIPSTFCEHIIDDWYIPTVSHFQKCTCQKMYFIALDSSYSYCSICLPKNGGYKKKLYPNYAPELSRYYSDEKIPHEKPPIHNPYCSKVISGVAPTIVSPVAGRTYYVTESNAKLSLIANTSNDVNYLFWYINDKFIGKREKDATFFYSPTVGKNKISCSDDKGRNSDIFIFVK from the coding sequence TTGAACGATCACAAGTTTAGACACATAAATATCAGTAAGTTAGGACCGAAACTATTAATAAGTTTAAGCATTCTTTGTTTTGTCCTATTCTCTTTTTCTTTAATTGTACAATTCCTATTCCCTTATCAATACAAAGAAGATTACGGAAGTATTACTTTATCAACAAAACAAGAAGTTTTAGGGGCAACGTTAAATTCTACAGATAAATGGAGACTTTATACTTCTTTAGATGATGTTTCTCCATTTTTTATTAAAGCAATTATTGAAAAAGAAGATAAATGGTTTTATTACCATTTTGGTATAAATCCCATAGCTATTGTTAGAGCAGCTTTCAATAATCTAAAAAGTGGTCATCGGACTTCAGGTGCATCTACAATTAGTATGCAGGTTGTACGGCTATTAACACCTAAAAAAAGAACCTACTTTAATAAGTTTATTGAGGTATTTAAATCAATACAACTAGAATTAACCTTTTCTAAAAAAGAAATTCTTGAGATCTACATAAATCATATTCCTTATGGAGGTAATATTGAAGGTATAAAAGCTGCCTCTGTTTTATATTTAGGCAAGAACCCCGAAATGCTAAGTGTTGCTCAAGCCACTATGTTATCTATAATTCCTAATCGTCCAACATCTTTATCAATTGGTAATTATTCTGATCTGTTATTAAACTCTAGGAATAAATGGATTAAAAGGTTTTATGAAAGTAACCTTTTTGATATTAATGCTTATGAAAGTGCGATATTAGAACCCTTAAATATTAAAAGACGAGCAATACCCAAAATCACACCTCACTTAAATAGAAAATTATTTAAAAAATATCCTTCTAAGAAAATCATTAAAACCTTTATAGATATCAATTATCAGTTAAAAAGTGAACAAATAGTTAAAAATTATGCCCGTAAGATTGCAAATTATTCTATCCATAATTTAGCTGCGATAATAATCGATAATACTACCAAAACAGTAATTACATATATAGGTTCACAAGATTTTTACGATAATAACTTTGCTGGACAAGTAGATGGAATCTCAGCTGTAAGGTCTCCGGGTAGTACACTAAAGCCTCTAATTTATGGAATTGGATTTGACCAAGGTATCATAACTCCTAAACTGAAACTCTTAGATGTTCCTATGGATTTTGGTAATTACAGTCCACAAAATTATGATTTACACTTTAATGGTGCTGTTACTGTGGAAGAGGCACTTGGTAAATCATTAAATATTCCGGCTGTAGATCTTCTTCAAAAAATTGGTTTATCAACTTTTTTACAGAAATTAGAAATCTGTGATTTTAAAACAATATCGAGAAAAAAAAAATACTTAGGTTTATCTACAGCATTGGGAGGTTGTGGAACTAGACTATCAGAATTAAGTGGATTATATTCTACTTTTGCAACTGAAGGTACTTATTCTCCAATAAAATTGTCAACAGAAGATACACTTAACTATAAACAAGAAATTATTAGTCCTGAAAGCGCGTTTATGTTAACTGAGATTTTATCAGATCTCAGACGACCTGATTTACCTAATAATTATCAAAACAGTACAAATGTTCCTAGGATATCATGGAAAACGGGTACTTCATATGGACGTAAAGATGCATGGAGTATAGGTTATAATAAACAATTCACTGTAGGTGTTTGGTGTGGTAATTTTGATAATGAAGGTGTTCAAGAATTAACAGGAGCCCAAATAGCTACTCCTTTATTATTTCAAATCTTTAGATCAGCTTATTCTTCAAAAAATCAAGAAATAAGTTCAGAAAAAGTACCTGATGATATAAATAGTAGAAATGTTTGTTCCATAAGTGGAGAAATACCAAGTACTTTTTGTGAACACATAATTGATGATTGGTATATACCTACAGTTTCCCATTTTCAAAAATGCACTTGTCAAAAAATGTATTTTATCGCTTTAGACTCTTCATACTCGTACTGTAGTATTTGTTTACCTAAAAATGGAGGTTACAAAAAAAAGCTTTACCCTAATTACGCTCCAGAATTATCTAGATATTATTCTGATGAAAAAATCCCACATGAAAAACCTCCAATTCATAATCCTTATTGCTCAAAAGTAATTTCAGGAGTTGCTCCTACTATAGTTTCACCAGTTGCAGGAAGAACATATTATGTAACCGAAAGTAACGCTAAGTTATCTTTAATTGCGAATACATCTAATGACGTGAATTATTTATTTTGGTATATAAATGATAAGTTTATTGGAAAAAGAGAAAAAGATGCTACTTTTTTTTATTCACCTACAGTCGGAAAAAATAAAATTTCATGTAGTGATGATAAAGGAAGAAATAGCGATATTTTTATATTTGTGAAATAA
- a CDS encoding Glu/Leu/Phe/Val family dehydrogenase → MGYIEPAPITDKENPFESMMERFNIAAEKLGLDLETYEVLKSPAKQVIVSLPIVMDDGHKKVFEGYRVIHSNTLGPSKGGVRYDLDVNLDEVKALAAWMTWKCAVVDIPYGGAKGGIKCDPSVMSQGELERLTRAYTVKMYEVFGPDTDIPAPDMGTGPQEMAWIMDEYSKAQGKTVQAVVTGKPLVLGGSLGRVEATGRGVMVSTMEALRKMKIDPTTATVAVQGFGNVGSNAAKLLAQKGLKVIAISDHTGAFYNIDGIDLREASEYRATYKTLEGYTGGSKITNDELLELDVDVIVPAAKEDVINNKNAEKIKARLIVEGANGPTGAKADGILHKKGIVVVPDILANAGGVTVSYFEWVQNRLGYKWTRDRVNRRSDRIMKEAFERVFAIADKHNVSLRIASYMVAITKVADTYKLRGSF, encoded by the coding sequence ATGGGGTACATTGAACCAGCACCAATAACCGACAAGGAAAATCCATTTGAGTCGATGATGGAGCGATTTAATATTGCTGCCGAAAAGCTAGGCTTGGATTTAGAAACCTATGAGGTATTAAAGAGTCCTGCAAAACAAGTAATAGTGTCATTGCCAATTGTAATGGACGATGGTCATAAGAAAGTTTTTGAGGGATATAGAGTAATCCATTCAAACACATTAGGACCTTCTAAAGGTGGTGTTAGATACGACTTAGATGTAAACCTTGATGAGGTAAAAGCACTTGCAGCATGGATGACATGGAAATGTGCTGTTGTAGATATCCCTTATGGAGGAGCAAAGGGTGGAATTAAATGTGATCCATCCGTAATGTCACAAGGAGAGTTAGAAAGACTTACAAGAGCTTATACAGTAAAAATGTATGAAGTTTTTGGTCCAGACACTGATATTCCAGCCCCAGATATGGGTACAGGCCCACAAGAAATGGCTTGGATTATGGATGAATACTCTAAAGCACAAGGTAAAACTGTTCAAGCCGTTGTTACAGGTAAGCCTCTAGTTTTAGGGGGATCATTGGGCAGAGTTGAAGCTACAGGTAGAGGAGTTATGGTTTCTACAATGGAAGCACTTCGTAAAATGAAGATTGACCCAACCACAGCCACAGTTGCTGTTCAGGGTTTTGGAAATGTAGGAAGTAATGCTGCGAAATTATTAGCTCAAAAAGGATTAAAAGTTATTGCAATAAGTGATCATACTGGAGCATTTTATAATATAGATGGTATCGATTTAAGAGAAGCCAGTGAGTATAGAGCTACATATAAAACACTAGAAGGTTATACAGGAGGAAGTAAAATTACAAACGATGAGTTACTTGAACTCGATGTAGATGTAATTGTTCCTGCTGCTAAAGAAGATGTTATTAATAATAAAAATGCAGAAAAAATTAAAGCCCGTTTAATAGTTGAAGGTGCAAATGGACCAACGGGGGCTAAAGCAGATGGTATTTTACATAAAAAAGGAATTGTGGTTGTGCCAGATATTCTTGCTAATGCAGGAGGGGTAACAGTCTCATATTTTGAATGGGTTCAAAACCGATTAGGGTATAAATGGACGAGAGATCGAGTAAATAGAAGAAGTGATAGAATAATGAAAGAAGCTTTTGAAAGAGTTTTTGCTATTGCTGATAAACATAATGTATCACTAAGAATTGCTTCTTACATGGTCGCAATAACAAAAGTGGCTGATACTTATAAATTAAGAGGATCTTTCTAA